One genomic window of Tachypleus tridentatus isolate NWPU-2018 chromosome 12, ASM421037v1, whole genome shotgun sequence includes the following:
- the LOC143233118 gene encoding glutamate receptor ionotropic, delta-1-like, with protein sequence MLPSGYYIIVRKNHPLKEFLDKALLQMHEGGILHHLKQKWLPQLPACPMNSSGFISLNIHQMMLPFVILLTCLAAAICCCIIETLIVKCKI encoded by the exons ATGCTTCCCTCCGGCTACTACATTATCGTTCGGAAAAACCATCCTCTTAAAGAGTTTTTGGACAAGGC ACTTCTTCAGATGCATGAAGGCGGGATTCTGCATCACTTGAAGCAAAAATGGTTGCCTCAACTACCAGCCTGTCCCATGAATTCTTCTGgatttatcagtttaaatatCCACCAGATGATGCTACCGTTTGTGATTCTTTTGACATGCTTAGCTGCTGCCATCTGTTGTTGCATTATTGAAACACTTATCGTGAAGTGCAAAATTTAA